One segment of bacterium DNA contains the following:
- a CDS encoding YihY/virulence factor BrkB family protein, whose amino-acid sequence MKKTTASLMKRFRWLIVLWIKITGYIFKSQVYFYVTTVQRRIFDRHKLTTNAAAISFFFLLSMIPMLFIVIAIISSFVQSPEEAEEFMVSYVTQRVPESARAFIMEIVMRSNLIHNVKSLMENKGWVTVVSAASLLWTSSGAFAAIEDAMTTIFGVKGRNYFVSRLVEISMVLITGSLFMMSNMVNVIIQTLKRQGSDVLGIDFSNLPYVWNIATTIMPYVLTIAMFFIMYKVLPKTIIYERAALLGATVAGVLLELSIFGFAYYVDNFSKYDAFYGSVAGIIITIFSVYLASIILLIGAEVTEIANTKIESAKELALTIKELQ is encoded by the coding sequence ATGAAAAAAACTACTGCATCTCTGATGAAACGCTTTCGCTGGCTGATTGTACTCTGGATCAAAATCACCGGCTATATTTTTAAATCACAGGTTTATTTTTATGTTACGACTGTACAGCGCCGGATTTTTGACCGTCATAAATTAACCACCAATGCTGCGGCCATTTCGTTTTTCTTTTTATTGTCAATGATCCCGATGTTATTTATCGTCATCGCCATTATCTCATCATTTGTCCAATCGCCGGAAGAAGCTGAAGAATTTATGGTCAGCTACGTTACCCAACGAGTGCCCGAGAGCGCACGGGCGTTTATTATGGAAATAGTCATGCGCAGTAATCTCATTCACAACGTCAAATCACTGATGGAGAATAAAGGATGGGTAACCGTCGTTAGCGCCGCGTCGCTTTTGTGGACGAGCAGCGGTGCATTTGCAGCAATTGAAGACGCCATGACAACTATTTTCGGAGTGAAAGGCCGAAATTATTTCGTCAGCCGTTTGGTGGAAATAAGCATGGTGCTGATCACCGGTTCGCTGTTTATGATGTCGAATATGGTCAACGTGATCATTCAGACGTTAAAGCGCCAGGGCAGCGACGTGCTCGGAATTGATTTTTCAAACTTACCTTATGTATGGAACATCGCAACGACCATCATGCCTTATGTACTCACTATTGCAATGTTTTTCATCATGTATAAAGTCTTGCCCAAAACGATCATTTACGAAAGGGCTGCTTTACTCGGCGCTACTGTGGCCGGAGTTTTGCTGGAATTAAGCATCTTTGGTTTTGCTTATTACGTGGATAATTTTTCGAAGTACGATGCTTTTTACGGATCCGTCGCCGGCATCATTATTACGATTTTTTCAGTTTATCTTGCGTCGATCATTTTATTGATTGGCGCCGAAGTCACTGAAATTGCCAACACCAAAATCGAAAGCGCCAAAGAACTGGCGCTCACCATCAAAGAGCTCCAATAA